The proteins below are encoded in one region of Streptomyces sp. NBC_00490:
- a CDS encoding MFS transporter, which translates to MTQILHDADDTDGADAEEGRGKPPLPARTRWAILAVILAADVLDLLDATITNIAAPTITADLGGGPGLVQWLGASYALALGVLLVPGGRLGDRYGRRRLFLLGLAGFVVASLACGLAPDPTTLVVARLAQGAFGALVIPQGFGILGATWPRDQIGKAFSLFGPAMGLSAVGGPILAGFLVDADVLGLGWRPMFLINLLLGGAALLAAARLLPRDPGDRTVSVDVRGAVLLTGALLGLLGGLIDGSASGWTSRPLILLAIGLALFAAFSHRQRTAPHPLIEPTLLHNRGFAAGLALGIVAFAATAGLLYVLSLFLQQGLGRSPTGTALALIPLTVGIVIASIACHGLIHTHGRRLIPAGLLTLIAGCAYLTLLIHNSGTHTGTWALVPPLLILGIGMGTCFGTVYDITIGDIAPAEAGSASGSLNAVQQLANAIGAAAVTTVYFQTTGDTTHATTVSLITVTAALTLCLPLVGLLPRRAQEDQHH; encoded by the coding sequence GTGACGCAGATATTGCATGACGCAGACGACACGGACGGCGCAGACGCAGAGGAAGGGCGCGGGAAACCGCCCCTCCCCGCCCGCACCCGCTGGGCGATCCTGGCCGTGATCCTCGCCGCGGACGTCCTCGACCTCCTCGACGCCACGATCACCAACATCGCCGCCCCGACGATCACCGCGGACCTCGGCGGCGGCCCCGGTCTCGTCCAGTGGCTCGGCGCCTCCTACGCACTCGCCCTCGGCGTACTGCTCGTCCCCGGCGGACGGCTCGGCGACCGATACGGCCGCCGCCGGCTCTTCCTGCTCGGGCTCGCCGGGTTCGTGGTGGCCTCACTGGCCTGCGGGCTCGCTCCCGACCCCACGACGCTGGTCGTCGCCCGGCTCGCCCAGGGCGCCTTCGGGGCCCTCGTCATCCCGCAGGGCTTCGGCATCCTCGGCGCCACCTGGCCCCGCGACCAGATCGGCAAGGCGTTCAGCCTGTTCGGGCCCGCGATGGGACTGTCCGCGGTGGGCGGCCCGATCCTCGCCGGGTTCCTCGTCGACGCCGACGTCCTGGGCCTCGGCTGGCGCCCCATGTTCCTGATCAACCTGCTGCTCGGCGGCGCCGCCCTGCTCGCCGCCGCCCGCCTGCTGCCGCGCGACCCGGGCGACCGGACCGTCTCCGTCGACGTCCGCGGGGCCGTACTGCTCACCGGCGCGCTGCTCGGTTTGCTGGGCGGCCTGATCGACGGCTCGGCGAGTGGCTGGACCAGTCGGCCACTGATCCTCCTGGCCATCGGCCTCGCCCTCTTCGCCGCCTTCAGCCACCGCCAGCGCACCGCCCCCCACCCACTCATCGAACCGACCCTGCTCCACAACCGCGGCTTCGCGGCGGGCCTGGCCCTCGGCATCGTCGCGTTCGCCGCGACCGCCGGCCTCCTCTACGTCCTCTCCCTCTTCCTCCAACAGGGCCTCGGCCGCTCCCCCACCGGCACCGCGCTCGCCCTGATCCCCCTGACCGTCGGCATCGTCATCGCCTCGATCGCCTGCCACGGCCTGATCCACACCCACGGCCGCCGCCTCATCCCCGCCGGCCTCCTGACCCTCATCGCAGGCTGCGCCTACCTGACCCTGCTGATCCACAACTCCGGCACCCACACCGGAACCTGGGCCCTCGTCCCACCCCTGCTGATCCTCGGCATCGGCATGGGCACCTGCTTCGGCACGGTCTACGACATCACGATCGGCGACATCGCCCCGGCGGAGGCGGGCAGCGCGAGCGGCTCGCTCAACGCCGTACAGCAACTGGCCAACGCGATCGGAGCGGCAGCGGTGACCACGGTCTACTTCCAGACGACGGGCGACACGACCCACGCCACCACGGTCAGCCTCATCACGGTCACAGCAGCGCTCACCCTGTGCCTGCCGCTGGTGGGCCTACTGCCCCGCAGGGCGCAGGAGGACCAACACCACTGA